gtttccaagcgcacaaaaaaaaattaaagattaaaaagaataaaataaaatttcataaaaataaaaaataaaatttctcccaccgatttatttccaaaggtcgatactcgctgttgattacattttggacagtcgcacaacacgtgtttgactgttatcaacactttgcattctgggcattcgggaggagggccacatggactgttcaccGAGTGTCCGCGTGTCAAACGGGTATGGCCTATTCGCCgacgcatcagaattacttttCCAACGCTGGATTTTATCCGTTTCAACTtcttatttataggttcctcgttccataCGTTTCGCCATTTATTTGTAATGATTGCTTTTATATCTGTTAAGTAATCcctaattgggatttttatatttgtggagttcatatttaatttcctgtacaatattattgtTTTAGTAACCCCGAACGGCCTCTATAGCGGTTCTCGAGTCGCTAAAAATAACGAAATTGTTGGATGTTGcttcctttataattttgatggctactgcgattgcacacaactctgctgtgaagactgaggcattatcgGGCACAGATAACTTTTCGATAAGTATTTCAACCGAGTGCAAGTCCTTATTTTACTCAAAGTCCAGTGaggtggtaacttcactgttggaggtacttgtatatctatgttcagtgattcaaacaatctattagctctaattgggaaaggaggtggatgattgttgataaatatatcccttagatcCAATAGATTTtctgttggtgaatcacttgcctCGATTCTTAATGCACTTACGGCGGAAGCTCCATCTTTGACTGAAAACGATCGAGGCTTTGGAAAGCTTTTACCAATGCTTGGAGATTCTTCTGAAGAGAGTCCGGAATTCTTCAGCCGGTGCGAACGATTCATTGCGAAGCCCTACGGCATTGGACCAAGCGGAGAGCGTCGACGAAGCCCGGTATTTGCTCGTGGAAACTGATGGCATATAACCCGCCGTGGTTGCAAAACAGCCTGCACGACTAAACGTTGCAGTTGCAGGGGCTTGAACCTGCCCTGTGTCTGATGCATGCAAAGAGTTGTGCATTCTtgtgaaacaaatgcaggtaCCGAGAGCGATGAGGAGCGCACTGCGTTACGACGTGATGTGCCAAATGTATACCGCTTTTAACTATGGAAAATACGCTGCTTCTTAACTGCCGTGCAACGACGCCTGTAGGGAAGACGTAAAAATCATGCAATCAGACATGTTTCAGGGTAACTGTCGACCTGGAAATGAGGtaaatgggggtgggggggggcaaCAAACTCAGAATTTTGGGGTCTCAGGTGACAGACTAATAATTgagaacggaggtagagtaaaaggtgACGGAGTGGGGTACCAAAAGGGGACGTGGAAGGACCTCTGAAAACTAGAAACTAGCCCCACCTAAGGGCTCAATTCCGAGGGGGAAAACGCCCCCTAAGGGGTCCATTTCGAGGGGGAAAATGCCCCTTTTGAGGATGAAAACCCACCCAACTTCAAGAAGGAAATAGCCCCCTCCCAAGGGCTCAATTCTGAGGAGGAAAACGCCCCCAAAGGAATCCATTTCGAGGGGGAAAATGCCCCTTTTGAGGATGAAAACCCACCCAACTTCGAGAAGGAAATAGCCCCTCCCAAGGGCTCAATTCCGAGGAGGGAAAACGTCCCCTAAGGGATCCATTTCGAGGGGCAAAATGCCCCTTCTGAGGAGGaaaacccacccacccaatgGCTCAATTTCGAGGACCCACCTGGGAAGTTGGCCACGTTGGACCTCTCCTTCAAGTCCCAGATCTTGATGGTGGCGTCGTCCGTCCCGGTCCCCAGGATGAGGCCGTCGGGGTGGAACTGGGCGGCCGTCAGGGGCGAGCTGCCTGACGTGTCGCTCACCTGGAAAAGGTCAAGGTCTTAGCGGGGAGGCAAAGTAGCGTTCGAGTCTATTCTCGTTTTATCCGGGGAAAAGAACGTTCCCGTTCGACCTCTCAAAAACTATCAACGAGTATAAAGTGAATTtcttgaaataaagtaaaaaaactatcaaaaagtAAAGTTAACAtctagaaataaagtaaaaaaagtatcaaaaagTATAAAGTGAATTTcttgaaataaagtaaagaaactatcaaaaagtaaagtgaatatcttgaaataaagtaaagataaatgaacaaaaaaaagttacgatAAATATGTctattcctgaataatttctaCCTTAAACTAACcaaaaatttacaagtatttACAATTATCGTCTAATTTAAGTGATTTACTACAAAATACGTCTTGCCTAAAACGGCAgtctataaaatctataaaatagtCTATAAAACAAGTATAACCAATAGGAAAATTTAAGAAGGAATCTAACCaaagatttacatatatttatatttatcatttaagcGATTTACCAAAAAATACCTCCTTCCCCAAATGGCGGCAGTGAAAAATCatctataaaatctataaaaattctataaaaggGTCTATAAAATAAGTATAAGCGATAGGAAAATGTAAGGAGGAATCTAAcccaaatttacatatatttacatttatcatttCTGCAATTCACCACAAATTACCTATTTTCTaaaatggtgagtgaaaaataaTCTATAAAAGTCTATAAGTAATCTATAAACAGTCTATAACTGATAGGAAGACGTGAGGAGGAACTTAACCACAAATTAACATGAGTTTACATCGACCATTTAAccaatttaccaagaaattaccTCTTTCCCAAAACGGCGACAGAAAAAAATCATCTATGtctataaaaatctataaaacaagTATAACCAATAGGACAACTCAAGAAGCGGCCCAAGGGGGGCACCTCCCCCCACCTTGCACAGGACCCGCCCGGTCCGTATGTCCGAAAATGCCCAGTTGTGGTCCTGCGACGCGGACAGCAGGTAGTCGCCAGTGGCGTGGAGCGACAGGCCGGTGACCGGCCCGTCGTGGGCGCGGATCAGCTGTAGGGTCTGCGATGTCGCCACGTTCCACACCCGGATCTGAAAGGCAGATTGGAGAGAGGTTTGAACGGTGTCACAGGAGGattagaaaggtctgaaaggtgtaacaggaggaacagaaaggtctgaaaggtttgaaaggtgtcacaggaggattagaaaggtctgaaaggtgtaacaggaggaatagaaaggtctgaaaggtttgaaaggtgtcacaggaggattAGAAAGGTCTGGAAGGTCtggaaggcgtaacaggaggcaCGGAAAGGCTCGACAGGCGTACCTGGGTGTCAGGCGAGGCCGTGACGATGGTGTCTTCCGTCGGGTGGTACACGACGCACGAGACCTTCTTGGAGTGCCCCTTGAGGATGGCCACGACCTGGAATGCGAGACCGGAATTGGGAACGGGAATGGAGGATTGTTAGTGGTTTttattccttgcattttaatattttattttatttattttatttatttatttatttatttatctgttgcgTCTTTCAAGTgaagtacttaataataataataataataataataattaaaagtacaCTGGAAAACtgttaaatcagagagagagagagagagagagagagagagagagagagagagagagagagagagagagagagagagagagattacctgttcCGTATCCTTGTTGAAGACGGTGGCGTTTTTATCCGCCCCTCCCGTGACGATCTTGCTCGTGTCCTTCTGGTGGACGTCCAGGGCCAAGATGCCGGGCACCGAGGCGCTGTGGAGCCCCTGCGGATAAAAGAACGGACGATAAGAGCGGGAACGAGGATGATAAAAGACACGGCGGCACAAATCCTGTCACTCACAGCTCAACACAGACAGACGGACTCCTGCACAAGCTTACAACCCCAGGCACAGACGATCTACAAGAAAAAGAACAAGTTTCGAATGACTTCCCCTGCGCCCAAGAGTGGTGGGGAACAAGCGATACTCGCGTCTGAACAAGGAATGCAGCACATACGAGGCAGGAATTCACACCAGGGTACGAAAGAGGTGCTCTGATTTGGCAAAGGCTGCAAAAGGATTGCACGAAATGAATCTTCAGCTCGAGCGCGTCCAATTTTAATGGTGCCTTCCCCCGTGACTGTCAGAACACCACAGATTCACAGGCCTGTCTCACAGCCTCTGAGGTCATTCTTTATCATCGCAAGAGGACCAACAATCACGAGCAGGGTGCCCCAAGCGACCCTCAAGTATCTCTGGTAACAAGGTCACGTCATTCGTTAAGAGTGTGAGCCACCCGTTCCATTGTACATCGGCCTCAATATACAGACGCAGTCAAGGTCAAAACTGGCAAAAAAGATGCAGAGTTCTGCAAGCAGAGAATGAAATCGCCGCTGCCGTCTGTGAGGACGTGACGACGAAAGGAACAGCATGCCCTGTTCAGCTCCGCCAAGATCTCTTCTCTCTGGGGGGCTTTAGACAACATCGATTACGACCCGTCAAGCATGACAGCCAGGGGTTCTTTTCATGGAGCAGGCATCAGCCTCTTCCGGCCACCAACTGCGTCAAACGGGGGTCAGATCCGAGACGGAATGAGATTGACGTCGGGTAGGGGTAAGGGACACCGGCTGCCACGCAGCTTTTTAAAACGTCAGCGGATGTGGCCAAGCCAGCCTACGGTACGCAAGCTGTGCACGGCCAACTGATGAAGGCACGCGAACGTGAGGAGAAATGTTTGTTCAGTGGCACTGGCCTACGACACATGGCGACGACAAGTATGTCGCCATGCCTGGGGGACTTCGCCTGGAGACTGCGCTAATGGCGTTTTCGTCCCCCACATCCCGAATCTACTTAAATCCTGCGGAAGAGTCGATGCGGTATGggacaagagaaaaaaagggggaaaggtgTACGCAGAAAGGTTGGCGGTCTAACAAGGTTGCTGGCAACTGGTCGGACTTCCTCCGGGATCCTACCATTCCCTGACCAGCCAACAACAGATGACAGCGATCTGGGGAGCCTCTGGAACTGGAAAGAACTTCGCGTACCTGGACGTCAACGCTATTTGCCAAACTCTGGGGAAAGAAAGGTCATCGGCACTGCCTACGTTGCACAGTTGCAAGGGTTGCGACGCAACGTCTGCGTTCTTTGGCAGAAGGGAAAGAATCAGTATGGGAGGCTCGGGCGGTCCAACCTGCCTGTTGCATCCCAGGCCTGCAGGGAACTGGCGACGCGTGCCTGCAAAACTGCTACGTGTACAGGTCGATTCTCATGCAAGAAATCGTACTGGAATGCATCGAACTATTTAGCTGCCGATGTGAAAAGTAACTTGAAAGCTTTGATTAGTCTGACATATAAGAATTCGCAATTGCAACCCATTAAACTGACCTTCGTGTTTTACTCCGCTCCTGAATTGTCCACGCAGTAAGATTTCGATAAGTTTTACGAGAGAGACCCCTAATGTGCAAGATATTGAGAAACTCGTGATTGATTTTGCAAAAGTGGCATGCAACATGAAAGGCCTCTTTTATTGCACCGTGTGGTTCGACAGTGTCATGCACCAACGTAGGCCCTATGGGTAACGAATCGCCCGCTTTCCATCGAGAGCGATGCTTCTTACGAAGAACTGCAATGGCTCGTATTACTCTGCTTCGTCCTTGGCATTCTCTACGTTGAGATTTACTCGATAAAACCTCGTTTTCTTATTctcctttaaaatatatttatttatgtgatcGCTACATATGAGGCTCTTAACGCCAGAGTGTCTCAAGCACCAAAAACAAAACGCAGTCAAAGTTTGGCTACTTTCAGAATGCGAGATCTCAGCATTTAAATgaggtttgttttaaaataaaggttattgtgtcCGCTTCCAAACCATCATTGTAAAATAGCCAAGAGTTTAATGCATGCCGAAAGATAAAGGGATGACTGCGTTCATCCTGAAATCAATCTTATACTCCGGTACACTGAatcccataaaaacacacaccaatgCCCCTGTAACCCCTCTAGGACCCCCCCAAAagatatctttgttttatttatcattctggatAATTTCCTTGATTATCTTAATCTTACAGGAATAACTAGGTGATTTTGTCCACTTCAAAAAAGACCTTAAAAGCTAACGCTTTACGCAATAAAATAGCAGTAGAAAGATAATAAGATGTTTTAATCAGAATACCATGAGGCTGATACAGTTGTCTCacctgcaaaacaataataattgccgtcaataatggctaaaatacattttggCTACATTTTGCTTCCAACTAGCAAAGTCCCGGACTCTCTTTCTGCCCCTGGAAGGTCCTGGAACATTGTCATCCACATTCGTGTCGGACACGACGAAGAGGAACCAGTATTATTAGTGAATAGAGGACAAAAAGAAGCACATTAAATCCAGCGGCGATCATGTTTTTATTGCAGTGATAGCCATGTGTAGCGTCACTAAGGAAAAGAAGTAACGTTACAAAACGAGAATTTCGACCTCGTTGTTGCgggaaatttgaactgaaatttcttCTCCCGACAGCTAGAGGGTTAGAGATGACGTTGGCGTGCTTAATTCCAAATCGGCGACGGTGTCGCTTGCGACACTCTGCCGTTAGGCGCCTCGTATGCAAATACACAAGTTCGTTAGAAGTAGTGTATACTGTAGGTGGCAGTTACAACGTATTACTTGTAAGTAGTCGTTCGGTACATGTTGTACGTTTTTTCTTCTTCGCAATTATTTCTAATTCGTTTGCCAAAGCCAAACCATCCTCGTGTCAACACTTACTTGCCGGGTAAGTTGACTTGCGCCATTTCAACTCGATCTTCGTACGTCTTGAACGACGCCACTTCACAGGAGTGATTCGCACAAGCTTACGAGGGGTCAGATCTCTGAAGATTGCATGATTTAAATTTGGTGCTTTCATCCGGCCTTTGAAATTCAGGCGCGAAGCTGCCTCACTAGTGCTTTTGAAATGTCGGAGAAAGCGCAGGATGGCACGGGCCGCAGGGAGTACTGATCGGAATCGTTTTTAGGATGTTACAAGGGGTTAAAGGTCCTGCTTTTGAAGCATAGTAAACCCCcgcgtattcgcggtctcacgattcgcgggtTTCTCCGTGGAACGTGTATTcgcattattcgtggaaaattcgctcattcgtggtatttttcacagagaaagattcgctaattactgtattttcacctcattttcatgactaaatgtactttttgtgatcaAACTTAAAATACTCACGTAAATAAGtgtttttcgagttttttttttgtgtttaaagtatcaaaatgggcagttctaagtgtttttagaggggttttaagtgttCCCGGGTTTTAGCTAatcggggtggggtggggtttacTGTGCTAAGGAAACCTCAGCGGGATTTGACGCCAACTAGATTTTCCCAGGCGTCCTCCTGAAACGTTCAATTCTTACAGCGGGGCTGCGTCTTTTTTTTAACAGCCGCTGCGAAAATAGCGATTACGTGAcccaaatacaaacaaaactgtatatatatatgaggccacaatacaaaaaaaaaaaaaaaaaatgcgggaAAAAGTTgtgcaaatttcaaaatattgtagctcggttatttttttatctattttaaattttcaaaaacccATAGATAGGAAATTTTACGGAGAATATCGCTTACACGAGGAAAAAATCAGGCTCTAGAACTACTGACTAGAAAGTACTCGTTGTTGCTAGTGGTACGGTCTGCTAGAGCAGGGTTCTTCAACTTTTCCAGCCACGACCCAGTTTTTACCATGACACCATTCCCACGACCCATACAGAGAAACATTGTACAAATGACCCGAAATAtcaaagaatgacactttctTTACGCAAGTTGGGACAGTCCTTGGAAAGGCTTAGCCAAAAAGAGGTCAATGTTTATGTCTTGCGTACCTCATTCTTAACGAGTTATTACTAGTTAGTCGGACTGACTCTTCTTCCTTACTAGGCGTTAAAGTTTAATTCcacaactgaatctgggttgCCAAATACGTGCGGATCTTTCGCCCAGTACTTTTCTCGTAAATGGACAggtttttcttctgaaaaatacTGCTCAAAGCTGGCTGACAGAGACTGAATGTGTAgatctatatcttttttttattttctgcatatattcttGATTTAAAATGTCTGCTAAATATGATAGCTGTGCAAGCCATTCATCCTTGATAAACAGCTCTTCCATTGGAGACTTCTTTTCAAGAAGGAATGTATGTATCTCCATCCTTAATTCATATATCCTGGTTAGAACTCCTCCTTGAGAGAGCCAGCTAACTTCAGGATGGTACAACAAGTGTGACTTATCAGTTCCCGTTTCACAGCAAAGCTGTTCAAACAAACGGCTGTTCAATGAACTTCCTTTGATAAGATTGACAAGTTTTACAGCTTCATTTAGAACACTTTTCAAGGTGGCAGGGATTCCTTTTGCAGCCAAAGCTTCACGATGAATGAAGCAACGATTCCCAGTTACATCATTAACTGCTGCCCCTGATATCTTGCTCACGATACGACTATTTTTTCCCATCATATTTGCCCCTCCATTTGTATTGACGCCCCTGTAGTCCGCCCAGTTCAGTTTATATTTTCCAGTTGCACCGTCATTCAAAACTCTGAAGATCTCTGACCCTGTTGTGAGTAGGTAAGTTCGATAAGCAACTAGATAAGAAGCCAGTTGCAATTTATCATTGTGAGTGGTTAATTTACTAAGGATTTTCAATGATAAATTcagttgttctttttttctttgaaaaaaaatctactgattttccAACTAGTTCAACATGTTTCGATTCAAAGTGCCTCTTTAATTTTGAAGGCTTCATACTTTCATTTGCAAGAACTTCATTGCAAATAACACACTGTGGCcgagcacctctctctctctctctctctctcacgaaaacaGTAGTTCTGATCATGATGATTAGACTCGGATATTCTTTAGGACTAGGTGGATCCACgtatgaattcatatttatctttGTGAGCCTGCGACCCAGTTTGGAGGACTTGACGACCCAGTAATGGGTCGCGACCCGCAGTTTGAAGAACCCTGCGCTAGAGTACTTTCTTGCAATTTGCACAACTTAAAACTGCTTTTCTGTCCTCAGATGGTGAATAGCAGCCGAATTTTTATTCCCATTCATAAAGCAAACATAGTTATGATAACTAGGCATGGCTAGTCATGCAACAGGGTGGCTACTCATGACTAGTTATtcaaaaaaaatggtaaaaaataggaaaaaaaaacccATTAACCATTCCCGTTGGTGACAAGTGAAATTACCACCTCTCTACACCGTACTAGGGAAGAATGTTTGCCGACTGACCATACTTTGGATGCGAATTTTGGAGTAAAACTCTATGGGTTTAAAGATTCGATGGCGATGCTCCCTTCTATGATAGGGTCCTCATatatttctgccctaaaatggacaACCGCAacatctgcaaaaatgcaaaactgacgAAAAATGGTATAGATACTCCctttgcaaatgggacccctccCTAAAAAAAAGCATtgcagaatcattctgaaattgcaggAGGCACAAAAAGTGGCATATTTCGATTTCGGAAATGCTGCAAATttccatttttgggcagaattggGTTCCGGGACACGTGGAAATTTATGGACATTTCTATGAAGGGGAGATTCGGCTGGACTCGTTCCAGGGGACGGATGGTGGGACTTTTTTCGTCTGAAATAAAATGGGAGAAGTCCTTGGGAGTGAGGACTTATTATGAAGTCCTTCAAgtccttcatttgttttatatatataagattataatctggaaataaggaaggaatatatataaaactgaggcCAAAAGTCAAGCCAAAATGGGACCTACTGACtgagaggaatagaaaggtttgaaaggtgcgaCGGGACGAAAATAAAACCTTTCGCAGTCGCGCTAAGATTAGGAACACTGTTTCAGACCCaactttctctcacacacacactctctctctctctctctctctccgactcaCAGGATGCGACGCCAGCGTGTTGAAGCTCCTGATCTGTTCCGACGGGGTCAGGCCTTCCGGAATGGTGCGTCCTCGTCTCTTGCGCTCCTGGGTCAGCACAGTCGCCGTGTCCTGTAATCTGGTGACCACCTCCTCTGTCAGGCCTGCGCCCTCGCTCGGGACGTCCGCTGCGCCTCCTGCTTCCGCTGTGGCTGCCTGAAAGGGGGGGACGTCGGATTAGGTCGACGGAGAGAGGGAAAGGGTCGAATTAGGACGACATTCACAAGAAAAAGTCAGACGACTGTAACGTACGTTACGGCACTCACCAGGGTTGGTCCTGCGGAAGCCGCTGGGGCGATGCCCGCCTGGGGTTTCAGGGTAGCCAGGGCCTCTCGGGCAGCCGTGACCTCCTTGTTGAGACGGGCGATGACTCGGGTGGCCGCGTCGTGCTGGTATAGGGCGTGgctgcaaaggaaataaaaatgttactaaTAGTAAAATCTACCTAACTTTACAGAGTCATGAGGGCCACTTACGACCAAACTTGtcttcttgggggtcattatttttacatttacagtctttttttatgtttttactcaTGAATGTTTAACTGACAAACATTCATAGATACAAACAAACGCATGTTCTGATCCGACGGAGGTGGTGTGGCTCCAAAAAGGGCAGAATGGTTGAAATTTGGTTTTTCAatggaaaactcaataaaaatgcaatttacgtCATTTACAAGACGCCCAAATGTTTCAAAGTCGGGTTTTGTTACGATTTCAGACGATGATTCTGGTTACGACAAAAAGATCGTCTTAAACCGAACCAACGCTGCAAATCATAAGAAAGCCTCACGTTCAATCATTTGGGCGTCTTGTAAATGATGTAAGCTgcatttttatcaagtttttcgtaaaaaaaacctccaaatttttacatttaataatttggGCACCTTGTAAATgacataaactgcatttttatcgaGTTTTTCGTCGAAAAACCTCCAAATTTCGACCCTTTTCGGAGCCACACTTCTTGCGTCGGCATCGCTAACTGGAAACATACGTCGTaacctggaaataattttttatatattcaaagaaCGTCTAAGCTCAGAACATCGCACTGCGTCTCAGAACAGAAAGACGTAAAAATCCTTCAAATCCTTCGCCTCGAACCTCACCTCAGTTCCTGGCGGGCCGTCTGAAGCTGCTGCCGTAGGGTGAAGGAATGGAGCATGACGGCGTCCCATTCGTCCTGTAGGGCTTTCAAGATGGCGGGAATGCTGGTGGCGCTCGGCGGCTTGGGCTTGGCGACTGTCGGCACTGCGAGAGacgaaacggagagagagagagtgagagtattAGGCtacgttcgagagagagagagagagagagagagagagagagagagagagagagagagagagagagagaaacaaaactcaCCTTTCAAGTCGATGATCTGGTCGACCGAGAGCTCCTTGTTGTTTATGGGGTCGGTGCCGTTCTCCGCTATGTACTTCTCGAGCAGCCTCCGCTCGAAGACGGCCCCGGACAGCGGAGACACGACTGGCTGGTCCGGCACTTCATTGCTAACTGGGAACACGGGAGAAGATAAGAAGATTCGTTACGGACG
The Macrobrachium rosenbergii isolate ZJJX-2024 unplaced genomic scaffold, ASM4041242v1 60, whole genome shotgun sequence genome window above contains:
- the Prp19 gene encoding pre-mRNA-processing factor 19, translating into MSLVCAISNEVPDQPVVSPLSGAVFERRLLEKYIAENGTDPINNKELSVDQIIDLKVPTVAKPKPPSATSIPAILKALQDEWDAVMLHSFTLRQQLQTARQELSHALYQHDAATRVIARLNKEVTAAREALATLKPQAGIAPAASAGPTLAATAEAGGAADVPSEGAGLTEEVVTRLQDTATVLTQERKRRGRTIPEGLTPSEQIRSFNTLASHPGLHSASVPGILALDVHQKDTSKIVTGGADKNATVFNKDTEQVVAILKGHSKKVSCVVYHPTEDTIVTASPDTQIRVWNVATSQTLQLIRAHDGPVTGLSLHATGDYLLSASQDHNWAFSDIRTGRVLCKVSDTSGSSPLTAAQFHPDGLILGTGTDDATIKIWDLKERSNVANFPGHSGAISSIAFSENGYYLATAAEDSTVRLWDLRKLKNFKTIQLDEGYEVMDLCFDQSGTYLAVAGTDVRVYLCKQWTDLRVFNDHTAMATGVRFGANASYLASTSMDRTLKIYGP